One part of the Zymomonas mobilis subsp. pomaceae ATCC 29192 genome encodes these proteins:
- a CDS encoding DNA polymerase III subunit delta', producing MSELFGHDQTVKTLYHAEKSGRLHHAWLLAGPRGIGKRLWADKVAAWLLASAVNSDFRKNAPVNNIAVPDHHPTLSLIKAGSHPDLLRLERLFRDSKEQERARNITVDQVRGIQRLFSTTPALSFRRIVIIDSIDDLERAAANALLKNLEEPPAGTIFLLISHAVTRLLPTIRSRCRILRFQALDDSDVLKALRQNLPEANEEELVSLVKISQGAPGYGLKFSGLDIATLDRSMNDLIKKGDSDLSLRSQLAQSLALKSAQGRYEAFLEQAPARIAAEAHHLTGERLARAIHLWEKARQLANEAISLSLDPQATVFTLAGLLARLAPTDRFGKR from the coding sequence ATGTCAGAATTATTCGGCCATGATCAGACAGTAAAAACCCTTTACCATGCAGAAAAGAGTGGAAGGCTGCACCATGCTTGGTTGCTGGCGGGGCCGCGTGGGATCGGCAAACGGTTATGGGCGGATAAGGTGGCCGCATGGCTTTTAGCGAGTGCGGTCAATTCTGACTTCAGAAAAAATGCACCTGTTAATAATATTGCTGTTCCTGATCATCATCCTACCCTTTCGCTTATAAAAGCCGGAAGTCATCCAGATTTATTGCGATTAGAACGATTATTTCGTGACAGTAAAGAGCAAGAGCGGGCAAGAAATATCACTGTCGATCAAGTAAGAGGCATTCAACGGTTATTTTCAACTACGCCAGCACTTTCCTTCCGGCGTATTGTTATTATTGATTCCATTGATGATCTGGAACGGGCAGCCGCTAATGCGCTGTTAAAAAATCTTGAAGAGCCCCCTGCGGGTACAATATTTCTTCTAATCAGCCATGCGGTAACCCGTCTTTTACCCACTATCCGGTCACGTTGCCGGATACTTCGTTTTCAGGCGTTAGACGATTCTGATGTTCTTAAAGCTCTAAGACAGAATTTACCTGAAGCTAACGAAGAAGAATTAGTTAGTCTGGTAAAAATTAGTCAGGGTGCCCCAGGATACGGATTAAAATTTTCTGGTCTTGATATAGCCACTCTTGATCGTAGTATGAATGATCTGATTAAAAAAGGCGATTCCGATCTTTCCTTGCGTAGCCAGCTTGCACAAAGCCTTGCGCTTAAATCCGCACAAGGACGATATGAAGCCTTTTTGGAACAGGCTCCTGCACGTATCGCCGCAGAAGCCCATCATCTAACGGGAGAAAGATTGGCACGCGCCATTCATTTGTGGGAAAAGGCACGCCAGTTAGCTAATGAAGCTATATCATTATCACTCGATCCACAGGCAACGGTTTTCACTCTGGCCGGATTGCTGGCCAGATTAGCTCCAACAGATAGGTTCGGTAAACGTTAA
- the tmk gene encoding dTMP kinase: MAFRTDVINKQGYFISLEGGEGVGKSTQIRLLGADLKEKGFDIIETREPGGCPGGNAIRHLLLEGDIHRWTNATEALLFAAARSEHVTRVIRPALDKGQWVLCDRYIDSSLAYQGDASGIGEDNIRKLHYIGSQGLMPHRTLLLVLPNGEGVERAKIRDGNQGNRFEKRDLDYHKKVNEAFHKLALENPERFRIIDASGTAEMVHKRIMHSIDDLLS, from the coding sequence TTGGCTTTTAGGACGGATGTGATTAATAAACAGGGATATTTTATTAGTTTAGAAGGCGGTGAAGGTGTTGGAAAATCAACACAGATCCGCCTTCTTGGTGCTGATTTAAAAGAAAAAGGTTTCGATATTATTGAGACGCGTGAACCCGGCGGCTGTCCGGGGGGAAACGCTATTCGTCATTTATTGCTGGAAGGGGATATTCACCGCTGGACGAATGCAACGGAAGCCTTGCTTTTTGCCGCGGCCCGTTCTGAACATGTTACCCGTGTTATACGTCCGGCTTTGGACAAAGGGCAATGGGTTCTGTGTGATCGCTATATTGATAGTTCTTTAGCCTACCAAGGCGATGCTAGTGGTATTGGCGAAGACAATATCCGCAAGCTTCATTATATCGGTAGTCAGGGATTAATGCCGCATCGCACGCTTCTTTTGGTGCTGCCTAATGGGGAAGGGGTTGAACGGGCTAAAATTCGCGATGGTAACCAAGGTAACCGTTTTGAAAAACGCGATCTTGACTATCACAAGAAGGTCAATGAGGCTTTTCATAAATTAGCTCTCGAAAATCCTGAACGTTTTCGTATTATTGACGCCAGTGGCACCGCCGAAATGGTTCATAAGCGTATCATGCATTCAATAGATGATCTTTTATCTTAA